In Streptomyces zhihengii, a single genomic region encodes these proteins:
- a CDS encoding competence protein CoiA family protein: MPFTAVHPDFGLLDATLPDLGCNLRWADFHRQAGSRPSIVCPECAWGVHAKLSPPRVRFFCHDPGRPDTCTLRHESMDHHMLKLEMAGAIRDAGWYAQLEVAADDRSWRADVMATSPDGTQRMAWEAQLSRITVDDIRSRTERYTAEGISVCWVSPNQTSPDWIGSVPSICVHPVERVRPMAVREGLVGFDPQKGRWVVREERLGQFVRWVLGGTVELVSLGRRAPLLWWTSRKSIRARDAWEAARAEQERAQFAAEEQRRKEAEAEARRRREEMEEERLRARDEAEKANPALRYQREEDEYREQQRAELAARLVRERKERSERWAQQEAAPSLRPSGSKNVSASAPRGGIAFPVNRSKASSRPS; encoded by the coding sequence GTGCCGTTTACCGCGGTGCATCCCGACTTCGGGCTCCTGGACGCCACGCTTCCTGATCTGGGGTGCAACCTGCGCTGGGCCGACTTCCACCGCCAGGCCGGTTCAAGGCCCTCAATCGTGTGTCCGGAGTGCGCGTGGGGCGTGCATGCGAAGCTATCGCCGCCGCGGGTCCGGTTCTTCTGCCACGACCCTGGACGCCCCGATACGTGCACGCTCAGGCATGAGTCGATGGACCATCACATGCTCAAGCTGGAGATGGCGGGCGCGATCCGTGACGCGGGCTGGTACGCACAACTCGAAGTCGCAGCGGACGACCGGTCGTGGCGTGCCGACGTGATGGCTACCTCGCCGGACGGTACGCAGCGGATGGCCTGGGAAGCGCAGCTGTCTCGCATCACCGTGGACGACATCCGGTCGCGAACGGAGCGGTACACGGCGGAAGGCATCTCGGTGTGCTGGGTCTCGCCGAACCAGACGTCTCCAGACTGGATAGGCAGCGTCCCTTCGATATGCGTGCACCCTGTGGAACGCGTCCGCCCGATGGCTGTTCGCGAAGGACTTGTCGGCTTCGACCCGCAGAAGGGCCGCTGGGTGGTCCGCGAGGAGCGGTTGGGTCAGTTCGTCCGCTGGGTGCTCGGGGGCACGGTCGAACTGGTCTCACTCGGGAGGCGAGCCCCGCTGCTGTGGTGGACCTCCCGGAAGTCCATTCGTGCGCGAGATGCCTGGGAGGCCGCGCGAGCCGAGCAAGAACGTGCCCAATTCGCTGCTGAAGAGCAACGACGAAAGGAAGCCGAGGCGGAGGCTCGCCGACGGCGGGAGGAGATGGAGGAGGAGCGGCTACGCGCCCGAGACGAGGCAGAGAAGGCCAACCCCGCGCTGCGGTACCAGCGCGAGGAGGACGAGTACCGGGAGCAGCAGCGTGCCGAGCTGGCGGCACGGCTCGTCCGCGAACGTAAGGAACGGTCCGAGCGCTGGGCACAGCAGGAGGCCGCTCCCTCGCTGCGGCCAAGCGGCTCGAAGAACGTGAGCGCGTCGGCTCCGCGTGGTGGGATCGCCTTCCCCGTGAACAGGTCGAAGGCCTCTTCGCGGCCGTCGTAG